TACAAGAGTTTAATGATGGCGATTACTTCGAGTGCCACGAAACTCTAGAGGACGTATGGATGCTTGAAGTTGGGCCCGACCGTCCCTTCTATCAAGGGCTGCTCCAACTGAGCGTTGGATGCTTTCATCTCTTGAACCGAAATTATGTGGGAGCAGAGAGCCAATGGTCGAAAGCCCATGCCAAGCTGATAGCCTTTGGTGACCAACATTTGGGGGTTGAACTCAAACCGCTCACCGAGGGAATCCTTCGTTGTCAGGAGATGTTAGCGATGGTTCAGAGTGGACAGAGAAGGGAATTTGACCTGTCGATCATTCCCCATATTCAGTCCACGATGTGAGGCTGCCCGTTATCGTAGGGGCGAGGTCTCCTCGCCCGATGGGTTGGGAAACCCAACCCCTACGAAAGAATATAGTGCCTCCAGCTCAATGAACTAATGAACTAATGCACCAATGAACCAACACAACTAAGGAGATAAATTATGCCTATACCAAACGTGAATAGAAACACCCTTACGATAGATACACCCCTTCCACCGCCAAATTGGGCACTGTTGGAACGGGAACTTATCCGCGCCCAGACCCTCGCCTGTGAAGCATTTTTTGACCGCTATTTTGACGAACGCGGCTATCTGATCTGCCTTCCGCGCTGGGGTGGGAACGATGGTCCCGACGATGCCATCGAAAATCTCACAGGTTGGCCCATCTTGCACGCACTCGGTGCCTCGGATAGCATCTTGGAGATGTATAAACTGGCTTGGGAGGGACACCTGCTGCAATATACAGAAGCGAAAACGGTGGAGGTCCCGATCGCCCGCGAGGGGATGTATTATAAGGAGTTTTCGGTCATGTTTGACTGGTTTCATCACGGCGAAGGGCTTGCAGTCTTTAACCTGCAGGGACTGTCGGATCCCTACGATCGCATCTTTCAGAAGCGGGTGAGGCGTTTCGCCGGTCTCTACATGAACGAAGATCCACAGGCTCCGAACTACGACCCGGAACATAAGATTATTCGCAGTATGTTCAACGGCAGTCGAGGGCCTCTCCTACGCAAAGCGACTGCGCTGGATTGGGCGGGTGATCCGATCGAAGTCGAAGGACGTTTCGATGCAAAACATGGTGAGCGCAATTTTGAGGAGATGTTAGCGCATTTCAAGGACTATACCGACATCGTTGGCGATCATCCGCTGAATCTTGCTTCAACAACCCTTGCGATCAATGCCTATATGGTCACCGGTGAAGCGAAATACAAAACGTGGCTCCTTGAGTACGTTGACGCTTGGTCGGAGCGAACAGCTGCCAACGGCGGAATTATCCCATCTAATATCGGTCTGGACGGCACAATCGGAGGGGAGTGCAATGGTAAATGGTACGGCGGGTGCTACGGTTGGGGTTTCACCGTCGTCGTTCCGCAAACGGGCGCATTGGCAGACCGTAATGCCCATGTTCGCGCGGTCGCCGGTTTCGGGAATGCCCTCCTTGCTACCGGTGACCAGAGCTATGTCGATGTGTGGCGGCAGATGATTGAAACGGTCAATTCAAACCAGAAGACAATCGACGGGCAGGTGATGTATCCCAGTATGTATGGGGACGATGGTTGGTACAGCTACACGCCGCAGCCGTACAATCAAGGCGCGTTGGATGTCTACTACTGGTCGATGAACCGTGATGTCCTCAAGTGGCTGCCGTCAGACGGCTGGATCGGATTCTTGGAAGGGAACAACCCG
This window of the Candidatus Poribacteria bacterium genome carries:
- a CDS encoding DUF309 domain-containing protein, which codes for SKNGAKASLYPRLKRRGFRAKVELDNAPMNKQAALKKGIQEFNDGDYFECHETLEDVWMLEVGPDRPFYQGLLQLSVGCFHLLNRNYVGAESQWSKAHAKLIAFGDQHLGVELKPLTEGILRCQEMLAMVQSGQRREFDLSIIPHIQSTM